From Mycolicibacterium nivoides, a single genomic window includes:
- a CDS encoding L-serine ammonia-lyase, protein MAVSVFDLFSVGIGPSSSHTVGPMRAAGMFVDELVGRDMVDHVAEVGVDLFGSLAATGAGHGTMPAILLGLEGYRPETIETDEMERRLATIRADGKIQLAGRIVIALTESDMHLQPGRQLAQHPNAMTLTAFSAGGDVLYRETYFSVGGGFVVTESAPAQQEGAGADADGSFHSAAELLALTERDGLSVSQAMMRQERVNRSEAEVRARLLHIRDVMVACQANGMARDGYLPGNLQVRRRARDWFVRLDAEDPQRDPAFAEDWVNLVALAVNEENASGGRIVTAPTNGAAGIIPAVLHYALRYTPSGIADPDDTTVRFLLTAGAIGSLYKERASISGAEVGCQGEVGSAASMAAGGLAEILGGTPRQVENAAEIAMEHSLGLTCDPIGGLVQIPCIERNAISAGKAINAARMALRGDGTHRVSLDQVIETMRATGMDMSAKYKETSMGGLAVNVSVNVVEC, encoded by the coding sequence ATGGCGGTCAGCGTGTTCGACCTGTTCTCGGTGGGGATCGGCCCGTCGAGCTCACACACCGTCGGCCCGATGCGGGCGGCCGGGATGTTCGTCGACGAACTCGTCGGTCGCGACATGGTCGATCACGTCGCCGAGGTCGGTGTGGATCTGTTCGGCTCGCTGGCGGCGACCGGTGCCGGGCACGGCACCATGCCGGCCATCCTGCTTGGTCTCGAGGGCTACCGGCCCGAGACGATCGAGACCGACGAGATGGAACGGCGGCTGGCGACCATTCGGGCCGACGGAAAGATCCAACTGGCCGGCCGGATCGTCATCGCGCTGACCGAATCCGACATGCATCTGCAACCGGGCCGCCAGCTCGCCCAGCACCCGAATGCCATGACATTGACGGCGTTCTCGGCAGGTGGTGACGTGCTCTACCGCGAGACCTACTTCTCGGTGGGAGGCGGTTTCGTCGTCACCGAAAGTGCACCGGCTCAGCAGGAAGGGGCGGGAGCAGACGCCGACGGCTCGTTCCACTCGGCCGCCGAACTGCTGGCCCTGACCGAGCGGGACGGGCTGTCGGTGAGCCAGGCGATGATGCGGCAGGAACGCGTGAACCGGAGCGAAGCAGAGGTGCGGGCACGTCTCCTGCACATCCGCGACGTCATGGTCGCGTGCCAGGCCAACGGGATGGCCCGCGATGGCTATCTGCCGGGCAACCTGCAGGTCCGCCGCCGCGCCAGGGACTGGTTCGTCCGGCTCGACGCCGAAGACCCGCAGCGTGATCCGGCCTTCGCCGAGGACTGGGTGAACCTGGTGGCACTCGCGGTCAATGAGGAAAACGCATCGGGCGGCCGGATCGTGACCGCGCCGACCAACGGGGCGGCCGGGATCATCCCGGCGGTGCTGCACTACGCGTTGCGCTACACCCCGTCCGGAATCGCCGACCCGGACGACACCACCGTCCGGTTCCTGCTGACCGCCGGAGCGATCGGATCGCTGTACAAGGAGCGGGCCTCGATCTCGGGAGCCGAGGTCGGTTGTCAGGGTGAGGTCGGCTCCGCGGCGTCGATGGCCGCGGGCGGCCTGGCCGAAATCCTGGGTGGCACACCGCGACAGGTCGAGAATGCCGCAGAGATCGCCATGGAGCACAGCCTCGGCCTCACGTGCGATCCGATCGGCGGCCTGGTGCAGATCCCGTGCATCGAGCGCAACGCCATCTCGGCGGGCAAGGCGATCAACGCCGCCCGCATGGCGCTGCGCGGTGACGGCACCCACCGGGTGAGCCTGGACCAGGTCATCGAGACGATGCGTGCCACCGGGATGGACATGAGCGCCAAGTACAAGGAGACATCCATGGGCGGGCTGGCAGTCAACGTCTCCGTCAACGTCGTCGAATGCTGA
- the glyA gene encoding serine hydroxymethyltransferase: MSILDERLADFDPEIFSAIGDELHRQRLGLEMIASENHAPLAVMQAQGSVLTNKYAEGYPGRRYYGGCEHIDVIERLAIDRVKSLFGAEFANVQPHSGAQANASVMHALIKPGDTILGLSLDCGGHLTHGMRLNFSGKLYNVAAYGVSKEDFLVDMDAVAEAAREHRPQLIIGGWSAYPRQLDFARFREIADEVGAYLMVDMAHFAGLVAAGLHPSPVPHAHVVTSTTHKTLGGPRGGVILTNEADIAKKINSAVFPGQQGGPLEHVIAAKAVGFKMAAQPEFAERQQRVLRGAQILAERLSRPDVKDAGITVLTGGTDVHLVLVDLRNAAIDGQQAEDRLDAVGITVNRNAVPFDPRPPMVTSGLRIGTPALAARGFGDEEFARVADVIAAALIAEGDADTEPLAAQVRTLAEQFPLYPGL; this comes from the coding sequence ATGAGCATCCTCGACGAACGCCTCGCCGACTTCGACCCCGAGATCTTCTCGGCGATCGGCGACGAACTGCACCGGCAGCGGCTGGGACTGGAGATGATCGCCTCGGAGAACCACGCTCCGCTCGCGGTCATGCAGGCGCAGGGTTCGGTACTGACCAACAAGTACGCCGAAGGGTATCCGGGCCGGCGCTACTACGGCGGCTGTGAGCACATCGACGTGATCGAACGGCTGGCCATCGACCGGGTGAAGTCGTTGTTCGGAGCGGAATTCGCCAATGTGCAACCCCATTCGGGTGCGCAGGCCAACGCCTCGGTGATGCACGCGCTGATCAAGCCGGGCGACACCATCCTCGGCCTGTCCCTGGACTGCGGTGGACACCTGACCCACGGCATGCGACTGAACTTCTCCGGCAAGCTGTACAACGTCGCCGCTTACGGGGTGTCCAAGGAGGACTTCCTCGTCGATATGGATGCCGTTGCCGAAGCTGCGCGGGAACACCGGCCGCAGCTGATCATCGGCGGATGGTCGGCGTACCCGCGGCAGCTGGACTTCGCCCGGTTCCGCGAGATCGCCGACGAGGTCGGCGCCTACCTGATGGTCGACATGGCTCACTTCGCGGGCCTGGTCGCAGCCGGCCTGCATCCGTCCCCGGTGCCGCACGCCCACGTCGTGACCTCCACAACCCACAAGACCCTGGGTGGGCCGCGCGGCGGCGTCATCCTCACCAACGAGGCCGACATCGCCAAGAAGATCAACTCGGCGGTGTTCCCCGGGCAACAGGGCGGACCGCTGGAGCACGTCATCGCCGCCAAGGCAGTCGGATTCAAGATGGCCGCCCAGCCGGAGTTCGCCGAACGTCAACAGCGGGTTCTCCGCGGCGCGCAGATCTTGGCCGAGCGGCTGAGCCGGCCCGACGTCAAGGACGCGGGAATCACCGTCCTCACCGGCGGCACCGACGTGCACCTGGTGCTGGTGGATCTGCGGAACGCCGCCATCGACGGGCAGCAGGCCGAGGACCGGCTCGACGCGGTCGGTATCACCGTGAACCGCAACGCGGTGCCGTTCGATCCCCGGCCGCCGATGGTCACCTCGGGGCTGCGCATCGGCACCCCGGCGCTGGCCGCCCGCGGATTCGGTGACGAGGAATTCGCCCGCGTCGCCGACGTCATCGCCGCCGCGCTCATCGCCGAGGGCGACGCCGACACCGAACCCCTTGCAGCGCAGGTGCGTACGCTGGCCGAGCAATTCCCGCTCTACCCGGGGCTGTAG
- the gcvH gene encoding glycine cleavage system protein GcvH: MTTQTIPDDRSYTEEHEWVLIAPGAALPDTPVKVGITSVAAAALGDLVYLDLPEVGSTITAGESCGEVESTKTVSELYPPVSGTVTAVNTEAVDDPALVTSDPYGSGWLFEVQATEAGNLLTAAEYAEKSEA; the protein is encoded by the coding sequence ATGACCACTCAGACAATCCCCGACGACCGTAGCTACACCGAAGAGCACGAGTGGGTGCTCATCGCACCCGGTGCCGCACTGCCGGACACCCCGGTCAAGGTCGGGATCACCTCGGTCGCCGCCGCCGCGCTCGGTGACCTGGTGTACCTCGACCTGCCCGAGGTCGGGTCCACCATCACCGCAGGCGAAAGCTGCGGCGAGGTGGAATCCACCAAGACCGTGTCCGAGCTCTACCCGCCAGTGAGTGGCACCGTCACGGCGGTCAATACCGAAGCCGTCGACGATCCCGCCCTCGTCACGTCCGATCCCTACGGATCCGGCTGGCTGTTCGAGGTGCAGGCGACCGAGGCGGGAAACCTGTTGACCGCAGCCGAATACGCAGAGAAGAGCGAGGCCTAG
- the gcvT gene encoding glycine cleavage system aminomethyltransferase GcvT produces the protein MTDNHTPASPLLDEHRGLGAAFTDFAGWAMPLKYGSELAEHKAVRETAGLFDLSHMGEIAITGPQAGEALDFALVGEASKIGMGRAKYSLMCDADGGVIDDLVVYRLADDRFLVVANAANAPTVARELSSRAAQFDADVDDQSASTALIAVQGPAAEGIVSSLVPDEQLELVAHLKYYAVTAAQVAGIDVLLARTGYTGEDGFELYVPNAQAVELWRALLAATTEVGGLPAGLACRDTLRLEAGMALYGHELTRELNPYAAGLGKVVRLGKEFVGRDALQGLSELPVSRVLVGLKGATRRAARAGYTVENTDGAAVGMVTSGALSPTLGYPIALAYLDTGLAEPGTVVQVDIRGKKEQFEITPAPFYRRS, from the coding sequence AACTGGCTGAGCACAAGGCGGTCCGGGAGACCGCCGGGTTGTTCGACCTGTCCCACATGGGCGAGATCGCCATCACGGGGCCTCAAGCCGGCGAGGCGCTGGACTTCGCGTTGGTCGGCGAGGCGTCCAAGATCGGCATGGGCCGGGCCAAGTACTCGCTCATGTGCGATGCCGACGGCGGCGTGATCGATGATCTGGTCGTCTACCGGCTCGCCGACGACCGCTTCCTGGTGGTCGCCAATGCCGCGAACGCCCCCACCGTGGCACGTGAACTGTCGAGCCGGGCCGCACAATTCGATGCCGACGTCGACGACCAGTCGGCCAGCACCGCACTGATAGCCGTTCAGGGGCCCGCGGCGGAAGGCATCGTCAGCTCTCTGGTGCCCGACGAGCAGCTGGAACTGGTCGCGCATCTCAAGTACTACGCGGTGACCGCGGCGCAGGTCGCCGGTATCGATGTGCTGTTGGCGCGTACCGGCTACACCGGCGAGGACGGCTTCGAGCTCTACGTGCCCAACGCGCAGGCGGTGGAGTTGTGGCGGGCCTTGCTGGCGGCCACCACCGAGGTCGGTGGGTTGCCCGCGGGGCTGGCCTGCCGCGACACCTTGCGACTCGAGGCCGGAATGGCGCTCTACGGACACGAGCTCACCCGCGAGCTCAACCCGTATGCGGCCGGCCTGGGCAAGGTCGTCCGCCTGGGTAAGGAGTTCGTCGGACGCGATGCGCTGCAAGGACTTTCCGAGTTGCCGGTCTCGCGTGTCCTGGTAGGGCTGAAGGGCGCGACCCGCCGCGCGGCCCGGGCCGGTTACACCGTCGAGAACACCGACGGGGCCGCGGTGGGAATGGTGACGTCAGGCGCGTTGTCGCCGACCCTTGGTTACCCGATCGCACTGGCCTACCTCGACACGGGGCTGGCCGAACCCGGAACCGTCGTGCAGGTCGACATCCGCGGCAAGAAAGAACAGTTCGAAATCACCCCGGCGCCGTTCTACCGCCGCAGCTGA